One part of the Pecten maximus chromosome 9, xPecMax1.1, whole genome shotgun sequence genome encodes these proteins:
- the LOC117334269 gene encoding uncharacterized protein LOC117334269: MPSYGLATTKYNECSLDSKMEMIYVPDVDTLCRLTDEFDGYMSDCGELTQYIENLTHNEKLTLVIQDMPVPIYILKELAYKQDAIVDFGGAETKKFISLVADVACLYGMWPRADVSHPTSRQAPIKTFNDDKVEGLRRSTVELIKVIGSHKRAIADLRQQQRICWDLSSKSAYKHSLVEAFEKKYAVELGGGNAPQKLRGKLQQLSDEMWDAQDDVTRNQIMYCEMLEKETNIKVSMFQISDRIRNCIQYMLVRRMADCIGKAYTFLQSVHVYRFQNAHVFNNRHLPVIHTMCRMRTGAVADELIQQASKTYTFPNTKEYPVYMRETPKLPAVHIDEKIGRGCTHPNSKTVVGTLRLSGNLNGYHLKISGRTDASSVIPGFFHLNKDLHVKCKLGMFNGDVGFGWTRKSSYSPTKTWGFFIRPPSLTDFTDRSSHQAANPVALGNT, encoded by the exons GGATACATGTCTGATTGCGGGGAACTAACCCAGTACATAGAAAACCTTACACACAACGAAAAATTAACTCTGGTCATACAGGACATGCCGGTTCCCATATACATCCTCAAGGAACTCGCCTACAAGCAAGACGCCATTGTCGACTTTG GTGGCGCGGAGACCAAGAAGTTCATCTCGCTGGTGGCCGATGTCGCATGCCTATACGGAATGTGGCCACGTGCTGATGTGAGCCACCCGACATCCAGACAGGCCCCTATCAAAAC TTTTAACGACGATAAAGTAGAAGGATTAAGAAGGTCAACGGTTGAACTCATCAAGGTCATCGGCAGCCATAAAAGGGCCATAGCAGACCTACGACAGCAACAACGG ATTTGTTGGGACTTGAGTTCAAAATCAGCGTACAAGCACAGCCTTGTAGAGGCCTTCGAGAAGAAGTATGCTGTCGAACTGGGTGGCGGTAACGCGCCACAGAAGCTGAGAGGAAAGCTACAGCAGCTGTCTGACGAAATGTGGGATGCGCAGGATGACGTCACCAGGAACCAAATAATGTACTGCGAGATGTTGGAAAAGGAGACCAACATTAAAGTCAGCATGTTCCAG ATATCGGATCGTATCCGGAATTGCATACAGTACATGCTAGTAAGACGGATGGCAGATTGTATTGGCAAGGCATACACATTTTTAcagtctgtacatgtatatagatttcAAAATGCTCA CGTGTTCAACAATAGACATCTTCCCGTAATACATACCATGTGTAGGATGAGGACAGGTGCCGTCGCGGACGAATTGATTCAACAAGCATCCAAGACTTATACCTTCCCAAATACAAAG GAGTACCCTGTTTACATGAGAGAAACACCAAAACTTCCTGCAGTTCACATTGATGAAAAAATTGGGAGGGGTTGTACTCATCCGAACTCTAAAACAG TTGTCGGAACCCTTCGTTTATCTGGCAATCTGAATGGCTACCACCTGAAGATATCCGGGCGAACTGATGCCTCCTCTGTAATTCCAGGATTCTTCCACTTAAATAAAg ACCTGCATGTAAAGTGTAAACTGGGGATGTTCAATGGAGACGTGGGGTTCGGCTGGACCCGGAAGTCCAGTTACAGCCCGACAAAGACATGGGGATTTTTTATCCGACCACCATCTTTAACGGACTTTACGGATCGTTCCTCGCATCAGGCTGCGAATCCGGTAGCACTCGGAAACACATAA